In Helianthus annuus cultivar XRQ/B chromosome 9, HanXRQr2.0-SUNRISE, whole genome shotgun sequence, the following are encoded in one genomic region:
- the LOC110878108 gene encoding microtubule-associated protein 4, whose product MERRIDTHAPLDYVELQIFPSDNRYEACVSTSNIIEKVASGDLQQLLLHLPQVKDLSSKTSDSNFRILTPEDGSNADWFTIATLTRFLNIAGSPDVLSIGNEISQLEETRKFQLSLFAKAEVDMTSSFESKNELLRAVDSRLSGLKEQLAEALNQATGITCSPQDISNLENFAHHFGAEDIRDSLQKFLELSQFPSSKDSTPKKTVTATHPSQLNPPVKYGVSPAKAAQIERQSSTESENSFSSEDEPTVERSRTVTRSATPRRLASPMRRVQIGRTGPRRAATISIKSLGYFPNREKVSLSTQKDATCHTSDEEEDSETPAKQNALRMSVQDKISLFENKQKEKAVETEKSKTVLTAPVANKAVLRRWSSGMSESAARIENDTVNKTSEDGACGNAESLTKISPSQSSETSKDVKSSSPKKVKADILNLEMENSEDEDDGIGEKHPASIEWNQRKEAELNQLFKKMMESKSKPVRRHSVTNDNSKSKSNPKEQRGGFYDHYKQKRDEKLRKEASGKKAEKESQFKEMEKFLDEKKAEMASSNTNDSRKKTISNKVKPQNSQKNPTQLLNTKRETAKSSIVKKTTTTTTNKLSPLPAARKSWPATTPSPRPAGASPAKTPTGPASNTSITRKPQSTSSVVRSSTKVEKSKPQPKALKSTPPEGNKNVKTVKEKRQPMVTKTAPVVKTKSRTPVGTPNAATATAATTATASATAAKPSFYNKVTKKSSVVPLETKPFLRKGTGIGPGVGAVVVKSKGVAQPEEQADSTGDMIETEKNPAVEVETTEIISESQNQETECEPPESYTESETQLLTPIKCEEPESFKNKRFDMNGDGVSKKTEIEEESTVSISPTAWVEIEENNNQDEIIPCKESPTQASGPANVGAPAGASSPRVRHSLFQMLLEETTSEADSCEWGNAQHPPAMVNQKDAPKGFKRLLKFARKTKADLNLTDGSSPSSIFRRG is encoded by the exons ATGGAGAGAAGAATTGATACTCATGCACCGCTTGATTATGTTGAGCTCCAGATATTTCCGAGCGATAACAG GTATGAGGCATGTGTATCAACTAGCAATATAATTGAAAAGGTGGCATCTGGAGACTTGCAACAACTGTTGTTGCATCTACCTCAAGTCAAAGATTTGTCATCCAAAACCTCCGACTCAAACTTCAGAATTCTAACACCTGAAGATGGCAGCAATGCTGACTGGTTTACAATAGCCACATTAACAAG ATTCTTAAACATTGCTGGTTCACCAGATGTTCTTAGTATTGGAAACGAAATTTCTCAATTAGAGGAGACCAGAAAATTCCAACTTTCATTGTTTGCCAAG GCTGAAGTTGATATGACATCATCCTTCGAATCCAA GAATGAACTACTGCGAGCAGTCGATTCAAGGCTCTCAGGCTTGAAAGAACAATTGGCTGAAGCCCTCAACCAGGCTACCGGTATTACATGCTCGCCTCAAGATATCTCCAACTTGGAAAACTTTGCTCATCATTTCGGAGCAGAAGATATAAG GGACTCGTTACAGAAGTTTTTAGAACTGAGTCAATTCCCATCATCGAAAGACTCTACACCCAAAAAAACCGTTACAGCTACTCACCCTTCGCAGTTAAATCCGCCTGTAAAATATGGTGTTTCCCCAGCAAAAGCTGCACAGATTGAAAGACAAAGTTCAACCGAGAGTGAAAACTCTTTTTCAAGTGAAGACGAACCAACCGTTGAAAGAAGCCGAACCGTTACAAGATCTGCAACACCTAGAAGGTTAGCATCTCCAATGAGACGGGTTCAAATCGGACGAACTGGCCCACGCAGGGCGGCTACAATAAGTATCAAAAGTCTCGGTTATTTTCCAAATAGAGAGAAAGTATCATTATCAACTCAGAAAGATGCCACCTGTCACACTAGTGATGAGGAAGAAGACTCAGAGACACCTGCTAAACAAAATGCATTGAGAATGAGCGTGCAAGATAAAATCAGTCtatttgaaaacaaacagaaagagAAAGCAGTGGAGACCGAGAAGTCAAAGACGGTGTTGACCGCTCCTGTTGCAAACAAAGCTGTACTGAGAAGATGGAGCTCGGGAATGAGCGAAAGTGCTGCCCGAATCGAAAATGATACAGTTAACAAAACTTCTGAAGATGGAGCATGTGGCAACGCAGAGTCTTTGACTAAAATTTCTCCGAGTCAAAGTTCTGAAACTTCAAAAGACGTTAAATCGTCCTCACCCAAAAAGGTTAAAGCGGACATATTAAACCTGGAAATGGAGAATTCGGAGGATGAAGATGACGGAATTGGTGAAAAGCATCCTGCGTCAATCGAATGGAATCAACGAAAGGAAGCGGAATTGAACCAATTGTTTAAGAAGATGATGGAAAGTAAAAGCAAGCCGGTTAGACGTCATAGTGTGACGAATGATAATAGCAAAAGTAAAAGTAATCCAAAGGAGCAAAGAGGTGGATTTTATGATCATTATAAGCAAAAAAGAGATGAGAAGCTTCGAAAAGAAGCTTCTGGAAAGAAGGCTGAGAAAGAATCCCAATTCAAAGAGATGGAAAAATTTCTTGACGAGAAAAAAGCCGAAATGGCATCTAGTAACACAAACGATAGTCGGAAAAAAACCATTTCGAATAAAGTTAAACCTCAAAATTCTCAAAAGAACCCGACCCAGTTGTTAAATACCAAAAGGGAAACCGCAAAAAGTTCTATTGTGAAGAAAACTACAACTACAACTACAAATAAACTATCTCCTTTGCCTGCTGCACGCAAGTCATGGCCCGCGACGACCCCTTCACCAAGACCTGCTGGTGCCTCACCTGCTAAAACTCCAACCGGGCCCGCTTCTAACACTAGTATAACTCGAAAACCGCAATCTACATCATCGGTTGTACGTTCAAGCACAAAAGTTGAAAAGTCGAAACCACAACCAAAGGCTCTGAAGTCAACCCCACCCGAAGGTAACAAGAACGTTAAAACCGTCAAAGAGAAAAGGCAGCCAATGGTGACAAAAACTGCACCGGTAGTAAAAACGAAATCCCGAACTCCAGTAGGCACTCCTAATGCTGCCACTGCAACCGCTGCCACGACCGCCACCGCCTCCGCCACTGCCGCTAAACCCAGCTTTTATAACAAAGTTACAAAGAAAAGCAGTGTGGTCCCATTGGAGACGAAACCGTTCCTGCGTAAAGGAACCGGGATCGGGCCTGGTGTCGGTGCGGTTGTTGTCAAGAGTAAAGGTGTGGCTCAACCCGAGGAACAAGCTGATAGTACTGGAGATATGATCGAAACTGAGAAAAATCCAGCGGTTGAGGTCGAAACTACTGAAATCATAAGTGAAAGTCAAAATCAAGAGACGGAATGCGAACCACCGGAATCATATACCGAATCGGAAACCCAATTGCTTACTCCCATTAAATGTGAGGAACCGGAGAGCTTTAAAAATAAACGGTTCGATATGAACGGCGATGGTGTCAGTAAGAAGACGGAGATTGAAGAAGAATCAACGGTTTCGATTTCACCAACTGCATGGGTGGAAATTGAAGAGAATAATAATCAGGATGAGATTATTCCATGCAAGGAAAGCCCTACTCAGGCATCCGGTCCAGCCAATGTTGGTGCGCCAGCTGGAGCTTCGAGTCCCCGTGTTCGTCACTCTTTATTTCAGATGCTTCTTGAGGAGACTACGAGTGAAGCCGACAGTTGTGAGTGGGGAAATGCACAACACCCTCCTGCTATGGTGAACCAAAAAGATGCACCGAAAGGATTTAAGCGACTGTTGAAGTTTGCTAGAAAAACTAAAGCTGATTTGAATCTGACTGATGGTTCTAGCCCATCAAGCATTTTCAGGAGAGGATGA